A region from the Arthrobacter gengyunqii genome encodes:
- a CDS encoding alkaline phosphatase family protein, which produces MNSSSGTGSASERPSADPLPPAPGYGRSSVADVLTSSAAVLGVPGFENTLNLPAARRVCVVMVDGLGWSLLKQRGGHAPFLRGFVPSARVLTAAFPTTTAASLASLGTGRPPGEHGMVGYDVLDPEQDKVVNMLGNWDAGVDPQRWQPCPTVLERAAEHIPVASVSLPRFADSAMTRAALRGGEFIGATGVHARVAAAAQALAAAPRMLMYLYWNELDKAGHKHGSQSQQWGFQLEELDSALKLLAARLPADTLLLLTADHGMVDIAPEHRYDFSADPSLTAGVRHTAGEPRMVHLYLEPGTGEQDRESLMDSWRRAYGKKIWIATREEAVNAGYFGAVVSPEVLPRIGDVLVLAREPIALYDLRRMKSSSLEVVGQHGSLTRAEREVPLLQLAAPAMKRNPGAQAGGRKK; this is translated from the coding sequence ATGAACTCCTCCTCCGGAACAGGATCCGCCTCCGAACGTCCGTCCGCTGACCCGCTGCCGCCGGCCCCCGGCTACGGACGCAGCAGTGTTGCAGACGTCCTCACCAGCTCGGCCGCTGTCCTTGGCGTTCCCGGTTTCGAGAACACCCTGAACCTGCCGGCCGCCAGGCGCGTGTGCGTGGTCATGGTGGACGGCCTCGGCTGGTCCCTGCTCAAGCAGCGCGGCGGCCACGCACCGTTCCTGCGCGGCTTCGTGCCTTCGGCGCGGGTCCTGACCGCCGCTTTCCCCACCACGACGGCGGCGTCCCTGGCCTCGCTGGGGACAGGGCGCCCCCCGGGTGAACACGGCATGGTGGGCTATGACGTACTGGATCCCGAACAGGACAAAGTCGTCAACATGCTCGGCAACTGGGATGCCGGCGTGGACCCTCAGCGCTGGCAGCCCTGCCCCACGGTCCTGGAACGCGCAGCCGAACACATCCCGGTGGCCTCAGTAAGCCTGCCCCGCTTCGCGGACTCGGCCATGACCCGGGCCGCCCTGCGCGGAGGCGAGTTCATCGGCGCCACCGGCGTCCATGCCCGGGTGGCGGCTGCGGCCCAGGCCCTGGCCGCAGCTCCGCGGATGCTGATGTACCTGTACTGGAACGAGCTGGACAAGGCCGGTCACAAGCACGGTTCGCAGTCCCAGCAGTGGGGCTTCCAGCTTGAGGAGCTGGACAGCGCGCTGAAGCTGCTGGCCGCCCGGCTTCCGGCTGACACGCTGCTGCTGCTTACGGCGGACCACGGCATGGTGGACATCGCGCCGGAGCACCGCTATGACTTCTCGGCCGACCCCTCGCTGACTGCCGGAGTGCGGCACACCGCAGGCGAACCCCGCATGGTGCACCTGTATCTCGAGCCCGGCACCGGCGAGCAGGACCGGGAGAGCCTGATGGACTCCTGGCGGCGCGCCTATGGCAAGAAAATCTGGATCGCCACGCGGGAGGAAGCCGTCAACGCAGGCTATTTCGGCGCGGTTGTTTCACCGGAGGTACTGCCGCGCATCGGGGACGTGCTGGTGTTGGCCCGCGAGCCGATCGCGCTGTACGACCTTCGGCGGATGAAGTCCTCGTCCTTGGAAGTGGTGGGCCAGCACGGCTCCCTGACCCGCGCGGAGCGGGAAGTTCCGCTGCTGCAGCTCGCTGCACCGGCCATGAAGCGCAATCCCGGGGCACAGGCCGGCGGGAGAAAGAAGTAA
- a CDS encoding thymidine kinase — MAELVFFSGTMDCGKSTLALQMDYNHSARGRGGILFSRNDRAGESMISSRLGLRTPAVEVTDSTDFWTEVTDRRRSGSTVDYLICDEAQFYSADQVEQLARVVDELCVDVFAFGITSDFRTRLFPGSQRLIELADRMEVLQVRALCWCGRRATHNARTVDGVMVVEGDQVVVGDVGKHAPAAGTPGAAESVTEEPLFAADAVKTAPVVGYETLCRRHYMRRVTAHKAQAISEVAAEAPADLDVCAVHPRFP; from the coding sequence GTGGCCGAGCTTGTTTTCTTTTCCGGGACCATGGACTGCGGCAAATCCACGCTGGCGTTGCAAATGGACTACAACCACAGTGCCCGCGGCCGCGGTGGAATCCTCTTCAGCCGCAACGACCGGGCGGGGGAATCGATGATTTCCTCCCGTCTGGGCCTTCGCACACCGGCGGTTGAAGTCACTGATTCCACCGACTTTTGGACCGAAGTCACGGACCGCCGCCGGTCCGGATCAACAGTGGACTACCTCATTTGCGACGAAGCGCAGTTTTACTCTGCCGATCAGGTGGAGCAGCTGGCACGGGTGGTGGATGAGTTGTGCGTGGATGTCTTTGCCTTCGGCATCACCTCGGATTTCCGAACCCGGCTTTTCCCCGGCTCCCAGCGCCTGATCGAGCTGGCGGACCGGATGGAAGTGCTGCAGGTGCGCGCCCTGTGCTGGTGCGGACGCCGCGCCACCCACAATGCCCGGACCGTGGACGGGGTCATGGTGGTCGAAGGTGATCAGGTGGTTGTTGGCGACGTGGGCAAGCATGCTCCGGCGGCAGGAACGCCCGGGGCCGCCGAGTCCGTCACGGAGGAACCGCTCTTCGCCGCCGATGCGGTGAAAACTGCGCCGGTGGTCGGTTATGAGACGCTGTGCCGGCGGCATTACATGCGCCGGGTCACGGCCCACAAGGCCCAGGCCATTTCCGAAGTGGCAGCCGAGGCACCGGCGGATCTGGACGTCTGCGCCGTGCATCCGCGTTTTCCCTGA
- a CDS encoding ABC transporter ATP-binding protein, translated as MLEVRNLQKTYRTADSSFEALRDVDFSVGQGEFVCLVGPSGSGKTTLLKCMAGLLKPTKGTVHVSGKPVSGPPEGLAVVFQEYGRSLFPWMRVDQNVELPLTEQKVAKTERKARVAEALALVGLDKSGRSYPWQLSGGMQQRVAIARAIAYKPDVLLMDEPFAAVDAQTRADLEDLVRQIWRDLGITTLFVTHDIDEAVYLSERVIVLSSTPTIVQKEMIIDLPDDRDQLSTRALPRFAQLRHDLYAEIQKAKHHSALSVTASIPATAPEA; from the coding sequence ATGCTTGAAGTAAGAAATCTGCAGAAGACCTACCGAACCGCTGATTCCTCTTTTGAAGCGCTTCGTGATGTCGATTTCTCCGTTGGCCAAGGTGAATTTGTTTGCCTGGTCGGACCGTCCGGCAGCGGCAAGACAACTCTGCTCAAATGCATGGCAGGACTTCTGAAGCCGACGAAGGGCACAGTCCATGTGTCTGGAAAGCCGGTCTCGGGTCCACCGGAGGGCCTCGCCGTGGTCTTCCAAGAGTACGGGCGCAGCCTGTTTCCGTGGATGCGGGTCGACCAGAATGTCGAACTGCCGTTGACCGAACAGAAAGTTGCCAAGACCGAGCGAAAGGCGCGGGTAGCGGAAGCCCTGGCCCTTGTTGGGCTCGACAAGTCCGGTCGATCTTATCCTTGGCAACTCTCCGGAGGGATGCAGCAGCGCGTGGCCATAGCGAGAGCCATCGCCTATAAGCCGGATGTGCTGCTGATGGATGAACCGTTCGCTGCGGTGGATGCGCAGACGCGCGCGGACCTTGAGGATTTGGTGAGGCAAATATGGCGTGATCTCGGCATCACGACGCTCTTTGTTACCCACGACATCGACGAGGCAGTTTACCTTTCTGAGCGGGTCATAGTGCTCTCTTCGACGCCCACTATCGTTCAAAAGGAAATGATTATCGATCTTCCCGACGACCGGGATCAGCTATCGACTCGGGCTCTGCCGCGATTCGCGCAATTGCGGCATGATCTCTATGCGGAGATTCAGAAGGCCAAACATCACTCGGCACTCTCGGTGACGGCGTCGATCCCGGCCACCGCTCCCGAAGCATAG